From Roseburia hominis, the proteins below share one genomic window:
- the pknB gene encoding Stk1 family PASTA domain-containing Ser/Thr kinase, whose translation MVKDGIFLGERYEVLSKIGTGGMADVYKGKDCMLNRFVAIKVLKKEYREDKGFVKKFRSEAQAAAGLMNPNIVNVYDVGEDRGLYYMVMELVEGITLKEYIQKKGRLSTKEVISIAIQMCCGIEAAHRHHIIHRDIKPQNIMISKEGKVKVTDFGIARATTSNTVSSNAMGSVHYVSPEQARGGFCDAKSDIYSVGITLYEMVTGQVPFDGDSTVSVAMKHLQENITPPSELAPDISEALEKIILKCTQKSPDRRYQDIGMLIQDLKRAIVDPQGGFVDIAPISSLGGTVVISQEDMERLKRGGKRYRDEDYDDDYDDYDDSDYDDSDYDDDYDDEEYDDGRYDRRRGYDDEDDDYDVDEKRGRNGEVNPRMNKMMKILTIVVAVIIVFVLLFIIGKAAGIIKFGPGTQAQENVEAKVEVPKLIDQEYEVAAEMCEKKNLEIKIVQKKHSDKEDGVVLEQNPEAGKKVKKKTVIEVVVSSGAEEIEVPPVENLTEDEARNVLREAGFEKVKIDGDEYSDTVASGMAIKTSPEAGTKTTTDTEITLYISKGAEKKTVPNLKNRTVEEAKAALSSAGLADGGTSKEEYSDTVEKGHIISQSVEANKKVEKGTSVSYVVSKGKKPADTVSIPPVAGKSLKTAKSMMDNVGLYYEVKELDSDQPYGTVLGTDPEGGKVEVGSTVTIFISNASQANNNDSNNTSDQNNNNDNNTETNE comes from the coding sequence ATGGTAAAAGATGGGATTTTTTTAGGGGAAAGGTATGAGGTGCTTAGCAAGATCGGCACCGGCGGAATGGCAGATGTCTACAAAGGGAAGGACTGCATGTTGAACCGTTTTGTTGCGATCAAGGTGTTAAAAAAGGAGTACCGGGAAGATAAGGGATTTGTAAAGAAATTTCGTTCCGAAGCACAGGCAGCAGCGGGGCTTATGAATCCGAACATCGTGAATGTTTACGATGTGGGGGAGGACCGCGGACTGTATTATATGGTCATGGAGCTTGTAGAAGGAATTACGTTAAAGGAATACATTCAGAAGAAGGGCAGACTTTCGACCAAAGAGGTCATAAGTATTGCGATTCAGATGTGCTGCGGTATCGAGGCGGCGCATCGGCATCATATTATTCATCGCGATATTAAGCCGCAGAATATTATGATTTCCAAAGAAGGCAAGGTGAAGGTGACCGATTTCGGAATCGCGCGGGCGACCACGTCCAATACGGTCAGTTCAAACGCCATGGGTTCTGTTCATTATGTTTCACCGGAGCAGGCGCGGGGCGGTTTTTGTGATGCGAAGAGCGATATTTATTCTGTCGGCATTACGCTCTATGAGATGGTGACAGGGCAGGTGCCGTTCGATGGGGATTCCACTGTTTCCGTAGCGATGAAGCATTTGCAGGAGAATATTACGCCTCCTTCAGAACTCGCGCCGGATATCTCGGAGGCGCTGGAGAAGATCATTTTAAAATGTACTCAGAAAAGTCCGGACAGACGGTATCAGGATATCGGTATGCTCATACAGGATCTGAAGCGTGCAATTGTGGATCCGCAGGGCGGCTTTGTGGATATCGCGCCGATTAGCAGTCTGGGCGGCACCGTCGTAATCTCACAGGAGGATATGGAGCGCCTCAAACGGGGTGGGAAGAGGTATCGTGATGAAGATTATGATGATGACTATGACGATTACGATGATAGTGACTATGATGATAGTGATTATGATGATGACTATGACGATGAAGAGTATGATGATGGCAGGTATGATCGCCGTCGCGGTTATGACGATGAGGACGACGATTATGATGTGGATGAAAAGCGGGGAAGAAACGGGGAAGTCAATCCGCGGATGAATAAGATGATGAAGATCCTCACCATTGTGGTGGCGGTCATCATTGTGTTTGTACTGTTATTTATTATTGGAAAAGCGGCAGGAATCATCAAATTCGGACCAGGAACACAGGCGCAGGAGAATGTGGAGGCGAAGGTCGAGGTACCGAAGCTGATTGATCAGGAATATGAGGTCGCTGCAGAGATGTGCGAGAAGAAAAATCTTGAGATCAAGATCGTGCAGAAAAAACATTCCGATAAAGAAGACGGGGTTGTTCTCGAACAGAACCCGGAAGCGGGGAAGAAAGTCAAGAAGAAGACGGTAATCGAAGTCGTAGTAAGCTCTGGAGCAGAGGAAATTGAGGTGCCGCCGGTAGAGAACCTGACAGAAGATGAGGCGAGAAATGTCTTAAGGGAAGCTGGATTTGAGAAGGTAAAAATAGATGGTGATGAGTACAGCGATACGGTAGCGTCCGGTATGGCAATCAAGACATCGCCGGAGGCGGGAACCAAAACGACCACCGATACGGAGATCACGCTGTATATCAGTAAAGGGGCCGAGAAGAAGACTGTTCCGAATCTAAAGAATAGGACAGTAGAAGAGGCGAAGGCAGCACTTAGTTCCGCAGGACTTGCTGACGGAGGCACCAGCAAAGAGGAGTACAGCGACACAGTCGAGAAGGGACACATCATTTCCCAGAGTGTGGAGGCGAATAAAAAGGTGGAGAAGGGCACTTCGGTGAGTTATGTGGTAAGTAAAGGAAAGAAACCGGCGGATACCGTTTCCATTCCTCCGGTTGCGGGCAAATCCCTGAAGACTGCGAAATCGATGATGGACAATGTGGGACTGTATTATGAAGTGAAGGAGCTGGACAGCGATCAGCCATATGGCACTGTTCTGGGGACAGATCCGGAAGGTGGCAAAGTAGAGGTGGGAAGCACTGTTACTATTTTCATCAGTAATGCGTCTCAGGCAAATAATAATGACAGCAATAATACTTCTGATCAGAATAATAATAACGACAACAATACAGAAACCAATGAGTAG
- the rsgA gene encoding ribosome small subunit-dependent GTPase A — translation MQGRIMKGIAGFYYVYDVVEFAVYECKAKGIFRKDKIKPLVGDFVEYEILNREEKTGNITAILPRKSELIRPAVANADQAMVVFAVTDPRPHLNLLDRFLVMMERQQVPVIICFNKTDLAKEEQICKLREVYEGSGYRTVFLSAGRKENIEELRELLIGKTTVAAGPSGVGKSSLTNCLQRNVSMETGSISRKTLRGKHTTRHSELIAIDEESYIMDTPGFSSLYTDDFDKEELKQYFPEFAGLEDGCRFLGCNHVSEPDCAVKEAVERGAIHPVRYKNYLEIYQELEQKEKRRY, via the coding sequence ATGCAGGGTAGGATTATGAAAGGGATAGCAGGATTCTACTACGTTTATGACGTAGTAGAATTCGCTGTTTATGAATGTAAGGCGAAAGGTATTTTTCGAAAAGATAAAATTAAGCCTTTGGTGGGGGATTTCGTAGAATATGAGATTCTGAACAGAGAGGAAAAGACGGGGAATATTACGGCGATACTTCCGAGAAAAAGCGAGCTCATCCGGCCGGCCGTAGCCAATGCGGATCAGGCGATGGTGGTATTTGCGGTGACGGACCCCAGGCCGCACTTAAACCTTCTGGATCGGTTTCTGGTGATGATGGAGCGGCAGCAGGTGCCGGTGATCATCTGTTTTAACAAAACCGATCTGGCAAAGGAAGAACAGATATGTAAGCTCCGTGAAGTTTATGAAGGCAGTGGATATCGCACGGTCTTCTTAAGCGCAGGGAGAAAAGAGAATATTGAAGAATTGAGAGAATTGCTCATTGGAAAGACGACAGTGGCGGCGGGACCTTCGGGAGTGGGGAAATCGTCCCTTACGAATTGTCTGCAGAGGAACGTGAGTATGGAGACGGGAAGTATCAGCCGCAAAACACTGCGGGGGAAGCATACGACAAGGCATTCGGAGCTGATCGCGATTGACGAAGAGTCCTATATCATGGACACGCCCGGTTTCTCTTCCCTTTATACCGATGATTTTGATAAAGAAGAGCTGAAACAGTATTTTCCAGAATTTGCAGGACTTGAGGATGGATGTCGTTTCCTGGGGTGCAATCATGTGAGTGAGCCGGATTGTGCGGTCAAGGAAGCGGTAGAGCGGGGAGCGATCCATCCGGTGCGCTATAAGAATTATCTGGAAATATATCAGGAGTTGGAACAAAAAGAGAAAAGGAGGTACTGA
- the rpe gene encoding ribulose-phosphate 3-epimerase, whose product MKNILSPSILAADFTRLGEEIKMTEEAGAKYLHFDVMDGVFVPSISFGMPVLKSIKKATGQVMDTHLMITEPIRYIKEFAEAGADLITIHYEACEDVRAALEQIRACHVKTGISICPETPVSVLEEYLEEVDMILVMTVHPGFGGQKLIPETLDKVRELRKLLSEKGLETDIQVDGGIYASNVREALDAGANVIVAGSAVFRGNAADNTKEFMEILKNYE is encoded by the coding sequence ATGAAAAATATTTTATCCCCTTCTATTCTGGCGGCGGATTTTACCAGATTGGGAGAAGAAATCAAGATGACAGAGGAGGCCGGGGCTAAGTATCTGCACTTTGATGTGATGGACGGTGTGTTCGTCCCCAGCATTTCTTTTGGTATGCCGGTTTTGAAATCAATCAAAAAAGCGACCGGACAGGTGATGGATACACATTTGATGATCACGGAGCCGATCCGTTATATTAAGGAATTTGCCGAGGCCGGAGCGGACCTGATCACCATTCACTATGAAGCCTGCGAAGATGTGCGCGCGGCTTTAGAGCAGATCAGGGCGTGTCATGTAAAGACAGGAATTTCTATTTGTCCGGAGACGCCGGTCAGTGTGCTGGAGGAATATCTGGAAGAGGTGGATATGATTCTTGTCATGACGGTGCACCCGGGCTTCGGGGGACAGAAGCTGATTCCGGAGACGCTGGATAAGGTGCGGGAACTCAGAAAGCTCCTCTCAGAAAAAGGTCTTGAGACGGATATCCAGGTGGACGGCGGTATCTATGCAAGTAACGTCAGGGAAGCGCTGGATGCCGGGGCCAATGTCATTGTTGCAGGTTCGGCTGTTTTTCGTGGAAATGCGGCGGATAACACAAAAGAATTTATGGAGATATTAAAAAATTATGAGTAA
- a CDS encoding thiamine diphosphokinase: MSKTIIISGGVIDEAFIGKVLAEEEGAYVIGVDRGVEYLYHHGIMPQYIVGDFDSIDPKVIDYYRNETHVAIREFNPIKDATDTEIAIRLGITLGSKEMLILGATGGRIDHLWANIQTLAVALRAGVKAYIMDDKNKIYVIDKPCKVRKSEAFGPYLSVFTLSGEVFDFNLTGTKWPLRHHTLKPYDSLTVSNRFAEDTVEIDFSSGVLVVMETRDK; this comes from the coding sequence ATGAGTAAGACAATTATTATCAGCGGTGGTGTCATAGACGAGGCGTTTATAGGCAAGGTGCTTGCTGAGGAAGAGGGAGCATACGTGATCGGCGTGGACCGGGGCGTGGAATACCTGTATCATCACGGAATTATGCCACAGTATATCGTCGGGGATTTTGACAGCATCGATCCGAAGGTGATTGATTATTACCGGAATGAGACGCATGTGGCGATCCGGGAGTTCAATCCGATCAAGGATGCGACGGATACGGAGATCGCAATCCGGCTTGGCATCACCCTGGGAAGCAAGGAAATGCTTATTCTCGGTGCGACCGGAGGAAGGATCGATCATTTGTGGGCGAATATTCAGACGCTTGCAGTGGCGTTGAGGGCCGGGGTGAAGGCGTATATCATGGATGATAAAAACAAGATCTATGTGATCGATAAGCCCTGCAAGGTTAGGAAAAGCGAGGCATTCGGACCGTATTTGTCCGTGTTCACGCTGAGCGGCGAGGTGTTTGATTTCAACCTGACGGGAACGAAATGGCCGCTTCGGCATCATACCCTGAAGCCCTATGACAGCCTGACGGTCAGCAATCGTTTCGCGGAAGATACGGTGGAAATTGATTTTTCCAGCGGGGTACTGGTCGTGATGGAGACCAGGGATAAGTAA
- the ychF gene encoding redox-regulated ATPase YchF, translating to MKLGIVGLPNVGKSTLFNSLTKAGAESANYPFCTIDPNVGVVTVPDERLDVLGEMYHTKKIIPAAIEFVDIAGLVKGASKGEGLGNQFLANIREVDAIVHVVRCFEDSNIVHVDGSIDPLRDIETINLELIFSDIEILERRISKAVRAARNDKTIAKELALMERVKAHLEEGKLAKSFDEVGDEDEQAWLESYNLLTYKPVIFAANVAEDDLADDAVDNAGVQAVREYAVRENCEVFVVCAQIEQEIAELDDDEKKMFLEDLGLKQSGLEKLIQASYSLLGLISYLTAGEPEVRAWTIKKGTKAPQAAGKIHSDFERGFIRAEIVSYDDLMACGTYNAAKEKGLVRLEGKEYIVQDGDIILFRFNV from the coding sequence ATGAAATTGGGAATCGTTGGACTGCCTAATGTAGGCAAAAGTACATTATTTAATTCACTGACAAAAGCGGGAGCGGAATCGGCGAACTATCCGTTCTGTACCATTGACCCGAATGTGGGCGTGGTGACTGTGCCGGATGAAAGGCTTGATGTGCTGGGAGAGATGTACCACACGAAGAAGATCATTCCTGCGGCTATTGAATTCGTAGATATTGCAGGACTGGTAAAAGGTGCGTCCAAAGGGGAAGGACTGGGCAATCAGTTCCTTGCCAACATCCGTGAGGTGGACGCCATCGTGCATGTAGTGCGCTGCTTTGAGGACAGCAATATCGTGCATGTGGATGGATCGATCGACCCGCTGCGCGATATCGAGACCATCAATCTGGAACTGATCTTCTCAGATATTGAGATCCTGGAGAGAAGGATTTCCAAGGCAGTGCGTGCGGCCCGCAATGATAAGACGATCGCCAAGGAGCTTGCGCTGATGGAGCGGGTCAAGGCGCATCTGGAAGAAGGAAAGCTGGCGAAGAGCTTTGATGAGGTCGGTGATGAGGACGAGCAGGCGTGGCTGGAGAGCTACAACCTTCTGACCTATAAGCCGGTGATCTTCGCGGCAAATGTAGCGGAAGATGATCTGGCAGATGATGCGGTGGACAATGCGGGTGTGCAGGCGGTCCGTGAATATGCGGTCCGTGAGAATTGCGAGGTATTTGTGGTATGTGCGCAGATCGAGCAGGAGATCGCTGAACTGGATGATGATGAGAAAAAGATGTTCCTGGAGGATCTGGGACTTAAGCAGTCCGGCCTTGAAAAACTGATTCAGGCAAGCTACAGCCTGTTGGGGCTGATCAGCTATCTGACCGCGGGAGAGCCGGAAGTCCGCGCATGGACGATCAAAAAAGGGACCAAGGCGCCCCAGGCTGCCGGAAAGATTCATTCCGATTTTGAGAGAGGGTTCATCCGGGCGGAGATCGTTTCCTATGATGATCTGATGGCATGTGGAACCTACAATGCTGCAAAAGAGAAAGGCCTTGTCAGATTGGAAGGAAAAGAATATATTGTACAGGATGGAGATATTATTCTGTTCCGGTTTAATGTGTAG
- the lgt gene encoding prolipoprotein diacylglyceryl transferase, translating into MTEAIHFPHLGIHLKHVGKAISIFGFDIAYYGMIIGFGILIGIAIAVYEAKRTRQNPEDYLDFAIYAIIFSIIGARIYYVVFAWDMYKGHLLSIFNIREGGLAIYGGIIAAVITLLVFAHLKQLSALKMLDTACLGLVAGQMIGRWGNFFNREAFGEYTNGPFAMQLPLDAVRVSDVTDRMRNHIEIIDGVRYIQVHPTFLYESVWCLALLILLLVWRYRKKFTGEIFFLYLCGYGLGRFWIEGLRTDQLLLPLVKLPVSQVLSGVLFVGSLALIIYQRMQADRNRMRRMREREARRASTRRSRDLYD; encoded by the coding sequence ATGACAGAAGCAATTCATTTCCCGCATTTGGGAATTCATTTGAAACATGTTGGAAAGGCAATTTCGATATTCGGATTTGATATTGCCTATTATGGAATGATCATAGGTTTTGGAATTTTGATTGGAATCGCGATCGCGGTGTATGAGGCGAAGCGGACAAGACAGAATCCGGAGGATTATCTGGATTTTGCGATTTATGCTATCATCTTTTCCATCATCGGTGCGAGAATTTATTATGTGGTCTTTGCGTGGGATATGTACAAAGGGCACCTGCTCAGCATTTTCAATATCCGTGAGGGCGGCCTTGCCATATACGGCGGTATTATTGCGGCAGTGATCACACTTCTCGTATTTGCACATCTGAAGCAGCTTTCGGCGCTTAAGATGCTGGATACGGCCTGCCTTGGACTTGTGGCGGGACAGATGATCGGCCGCTGGGGGAACTTCTTTAACAGGGAAGCGTTTGGCGAATACACGAACGGACCTTTTGCCATGCAGCTTCCGCTTGATGCGGTACGGGTATCGGATGTCACGGATCGTATGAGAAATCATATTGAGATCATTGATGGGGTGCGGTATATTCAGGTACACCCTACCTTCCTCTATGAGTCCGTCTGGTGCCTGGCGCTTTTGATTCTTTTACTGGTATGGCGTTACCGTAAGAAATTTACCGGCGAGATATTCTTCCTCTACCTTTGCGGGTATGGCCTTGGAAGATTCTGGATCGAGGGACTCAGGACGGATCAGCTTTTGCTTCCACTAGTCAAACTTCCGGTGTCCCAGGTGCTTTCCGGTGTTTTGTTTGTCGGATCGCTGGCCCTTATCATTTATCAGAGAATGCAGGCGGACAGGAACCGTATGAGGAGAATGCGGGAAAGGGAAGCACGGCGGGCGAGTACCCGCAGATCCCGGGATCTTTATGATTAG
- the nifJ gene encoding pyruvate:ferredoxin (flavodoxin) oxidoreductase gives MARAMKTMDGNHAAAHASYAYTDVAAIYPITPSSVMAEATDEWATQGRKNIFGQTVQVTEMQSEAGAAGTVHGSLSAGALTTTYTASQGLLLMIPNLYKIAGEQLPGVFNVSARAIASHALSIFGDHSDVYACRQTGCAMLCESSVQEVMDLTPVAHCAAIKGRIPFINFFDGFRTSHEIQKIETWDYEDLEDMVDKDAIDAFRKHALNPNHPCQRGSAQNPDIFFQAREACNPFYDAMPAIVQEYMDKVNAKIGTNYKLFNYHGAEDAENVIVAMGSVCDTIDETIDYLLAQGKKVGVVKVRLYRPFSAQALIDAIPETVKCINVLDRTKEPGALGEPLYLDVVAALKGSKFDGVKINSGRYGLGSKDTTPAQIVAVFENVDKAVFTIGIVDDVTGLSLEVGAPLVTTPEGTINCKFWGLGADGTVGANKNSIKIIGDNTDMYAQAYFDYDSKKSGGVTMSHLRFGKKPIKSTYLIKTANFVACHNPSYVNKYNMVQELVDGGTFLLNCPWNAEELDKHLPGQVKAFIANHGIKFYTIDGIKIGKEIGLGGRINTVLQSAFFKLANIIPEEEAIDLMKKAAKATYGKKGDKIVQMNYDAIDAGAKQVVEVEVPENWKDCADEGLFSPEVKGGREDAVSFVKNIQAKVNAQEGYSLPVSAFKDYVDGSTPSGTAAYEKRGIAVDIPVWVPENCIQCNRCAYVCPHAVIRPVALTEEDMAKAPEGIKAIDMVGMPGMKFAMTVSAYDCTGCGSCANVCPGKKGEKALVMQNMEANAGEQVYFDFGTEIPVKPEVVAKFKENTVKGSQFKQPLLEFSGACAGCGETPYAKLITQLFGDRMYIANATGCSSIWGNSSPSTPYTVNAKGQGPAWSNSLFEDAAEFGYGMLLAQRALRDGLKTKVEAVAAAEEASDEVKAACQEWLDTFACGATNGTATDKLVAALEGCDCPTCQDIVKNKDFLAKKSQWIFGGDGWAYDIGFGGVDHVLASGKDINVMVFDTEVYSNTGGQSSKATKTGAIAQFAAGGKETKKKDLASIAMSYGYVYVAQIAMGADFNQTVKAISEAEAYPGPSLIIAYAPCINHGIKKGMSKAQTEEALAVECGYWNNFRYNPAAEGAKFTLDSKEPKMEGYKEFLNGEVRYNALARFNPEKAEVMFAQNEAEAKARYEYLKKLITLYGGEE, from the coding sequence ATGGCAAGAGCAATGAAGACCATGGATGGTAATCATGCAGCCGCACATGCATCTTATGCATATACAGACGTAGCTGCTATTTACCCAATCACCCCTTCATCAGTAATGGCTGAAGCTACCGATGAGTGGGCAACTCAAGGAAGAAAGAATATTTTTGGACAGACTGTTCAGGTTACAGAGATGCAGTCTGAGGCAGGTGCAGCAGGTACCGTACACGGCTCCCTGTCAGCAGGTGCGCTTACGACCACCTATACAGCTTCTCAGGGCTTACTGCTTATGATTCCTAACTTATATAAAATCGCTGGTGAGCAGCTTCCGGGTGTATTTAACGTATCTGCACGTGCGATCGCTAGCCATGCATTATCTATTTTCGGTGATCACTCAGACGTATATGCCTGTCGTCAGACCGGATGCGCTATGCTTTGTGAGTCCAGCGTACAGGAAGTTATGGACTTAACTCCGGTTGCTCATTGTGCAGCAATCAAGGGACGTATCCCGTTCATCAACTTCTTTGACGGATTCCGTACCTCTCATGAGATCCAGAAGATCGAGACATGGGATTACGAAGATCTGGAAGATATGGTAGATAAGGATGCGATCGACGCATTCCGTAAGCATGCACTGAACCCGAATCATCCGTGTCAGAGAGGTTCTGCTCAGAACCCGGATATCTTCTTCCAGGCACGTGAGGCATGCAACCCGTTCTACGATGCTATGCCGGCAATCGTTCAGGAGTACATGGACAAGGTCAACGCTAAGATCGGTACGAACTACAAACTGTTCAACTACCATGGAGCAGAGGATGCAGAGAACGTGATCGTTGCTATGGGATCTGTTTGTGATACGATCGACGAGACTATCGACTACTTACTTGCACAGGGCAAGAAGGTCGGCGTTGTAAAGGTTCGTCTGTACAGACCGTTCAGCGCTCAGGCACTTATCGATGCAATTCCTGAGACAGTTAAATGCATCAACGTATTAGACAGAACCAAAGAGCCGGGAGCTCTTGGCGAGCCTCTGTACCTTGATGTTGTTGCAGCTCTTAAGGGCAGCAAGTTCGACGGCGTGAAGATTAACTCCGGCCGTTACGGATTAGGTTCTAAGGATACAACTCCGGCTCAGATCGTTGCTGTATTCGAGAACGTAGACAAAGCAGTATTCACCATCGGTATCGTTGATGACGTTACAGGACTTTCTCTTGAGGTTGGCGCTCCTCTGGTTACGACTCCGGAAGGAACCATCAACTGTAAGTTCTGGGGACTTGGAGCTGACGGAACTGTTGGTGCTAACAAGAACTCTATCAAGATCATCGGTGACAACACCGATATGTATGCTCAGGCATATTTTGACTATGACTCCAAGAAGTCAGGCGGTGTAACAATGTCTCACCTGCGTTTTGGTAAGAAGCCGATCAAATCTACTTACCTTATCAAGACTGCTAACTTTGTTGCATGCCACAACCCGTCTTATGTAAATAAATACAACATGGTTCAGGAGCTTGTTGACGGAGGAACCTTCCTTCTGAACTGCCCGTGGAACGCAGAAGAGCTTGACAAGCATCTGCCGGGACAGGTGAAGGCATTCATCGCTAACCATGGTATCAAGTTCTACACGATCGACGGTATCAAGATCGGGAAAGAGATCGGACTTGGCGGACGTATCAACACCGTTCTTCAGTCTGCATTCTTCAAGCTGGCTAACATCATTCCGGAAGAAGAAGCAATCGATCTGATGAAGAAAGCTGCAAAAGCTACCTACGGCAAGAAGGGTGACAAGATCGTTCAGATGAACTACGATGCAATCGACGCTGGTGCAAAACAGGTCGTTGAAGTAGAAGTTCCGGAGAACTGGAAAGACTGCGCTGACGAAGGATTATTCTCACCGGAAGTTAAGGGCGGAAGAGAAGACGCTGTTTCCTTCGTTAAGAATATCCAGGCTAAGGTCAACGCTCAGGAAGGATATTCTCTGCCGGTATCTGCATTTAAGGATTATGTAGATGGTTCTACACCGTCCGGTACAGCAGCATACGAGAAACGTGGTATCGCAGTTGATATCCCGGTTTGGGTACCGGAGAACTGTATCCAGTGTAACCGTTGTGCATACGTTTGTCCGCACGCTGTTATCCGTCCGGTGGCTCTGACAGAAGAAGATATGGCTAAGGCTCCGGAAGGAATCAAGGCAATCGATATGGTTGGTATGCCGGGAATGAAGTTCGCTATGACAGTTTCCGCATATGACTGTACAGGATGTGGCTCTTGTGCAAATGTCTGCCCGGGCAAGAAGGGCGAGAAGGCTCTCGTTATGCAGAACATGGAAGCAAACGCTGGCGAGCAGGTATACTTCGACTTTGGTACAGAGATTCCTGTAAAACCGGAAGTTGTTGCTAAGTTCAAAGAGAATACCGTAAAAGGTTCTCAGTTCAAACAGCCGCTCCTTGAGTTCTCAGGCGCTTGTGCCGGATGTGGTGAGACACCGTACGCTAAACTTATTACACAGTTATTCGGTGACAGAATGTACATTGCTAACGCAACAGGATGCTCCTCTATCTGGGGTAACTCTTCACCGTCTACACCGTACACCGTAAATGCTAAGGGACAGGGTCCGGCATGGTCCAACTCTCTGTTCGAAGATGCAGCAGAGTTCGGTTATGGTATGCTGCTTGCTCAGAGAGCATTAAGAGATGGCCTGAAGACAAAAGTTGAGGCTGTTGCAGCAGCAGAAGAAGCTTCTGATGAAGTGAAAGCAGCTTGCCAGGAGTGGTTAGACACATTTGCATGTGGCGCTACGAACGGAACAGCTACTGATAAACTGGTTGCAGCACTCGAAGGATGTGACTGCCCGACATGCCAGGATATCGTAAAGAATAAAGACTTCCTTGCTAAGAAATCTCAGTGGATCTTCGGTGGTGACGGATGGGCATACGATATCGGATTCGGCGGTGTTGACCACGTACTTGCAAGTGGAAAAGACATCAACGTAATGGTATTCGATACCGAGGTTTACTCCAACACAGGTGGACAGTCTTCTAAGGCTACCAAGACCGGTGCAATCGCTCAGTTCGCTGCAGGCGGAAAAGAGACCAAGAAGAAAGACCTTGCAAGTATCGCTATGAGCTATGGCTATGTATACGTTGCACAGATCGCTATGGGTGCTGACTTCAATCAGACCGTAAAAGCAATCTCTGAGGCTGAGGCATATCCGGGACCGTCCCTGATCATCGCTTACGCTCCGTGTATCAACCATGGTATCAAGAAAGGTATGAGTAAAGCTCAGACTGAGGAAGCTCTGGCAGTTGAGTGCGGATACTGGAATAACTTCCGTTACAACCCGGCAGCTGAAGGCGCTAAGTTCACTCTTGACAGCAAAGAGCCGAAGATGGAAGGCTACAAAGAATTCCTGAACGGTGAGGTTCGTTACAACGCTCTCGCTAGATTCAATCCGGAGAAGGCAGAAGTAATGTTCGCTCAGAACGAGGCAGAGGCTAAGGCTAGATACGAATATCTGAAGAAACTGATCACACTGTACGGTGGAGAGGAATAA
- a CDS encoding TetR/AcrR family transcriptional regulator: MGNKGDATREYIKEKAYTLFAEKGFKDVTMKDVCEVTGLSRGGLYRHFDSTAQIFEEIFLELTGKTEQDFAERIDAGENARQMLEDILEKYKEEIEEKERTLTLAIYEYSQAVNSEFLIELNRTSKVKWKEFIKYGVDQGEFVDVEIDAVVDLILYAYQGARMWSKILPVDRGVSRHIVDCIYGMLLEKGEKKEE, translated from the coding sequence ATGGGAAATAAAGGAGATGCGACGAGAGAGTATATCAAAGAAAAAGCATATACATTATTTGCCGAAAAAGGTTTCAAGGACGTTACGATGAAGGATGTATGTGAAGTGACAGGGCTTAGCCGGGGAGGTCTGTATCGACATTTTGATAGTACAGCGCAGATATTTGAGGAGATCTTTTTGGAACTGACGGGAAAGACGGAGCAGGATTTTGCAGAGCGAATTGATGCGGGAGAGAATGCCAGGCAGATGCTTGAAGATATATTGGAGAAATATAAGGAGGAGATTGAGGAGAAGGAGCGGACTCTGACACTTGCGATATATGAGTATTCGCAGGCGGTCAACAGTGAATTCCTGATTGAACTCAACCGGACGTCGAAGGTCAAATGGAAGGAATTCATTAAATACGGGGTGGACCAGGGAGAGTTTGTTGATGTCGAGATAGATGCGGTCGTGGATTTGATCCTATATGCCTACCAGGGGGCACGAATGTGGAGTAAGATTCTTCCGGTTGACCGCGGAGTGAGCCGGCATATAGTCGATTGCATTTATGGTATGCTGCTTGAGAAAGGTGAGAAGAAGGAAGAGTAG